A segment of the Bradyrhizobium sp. CCBAU 53340 genome:
CGCTGATCAATTTGATGCGGCGCCGCGGCCTCGATTTCCCGATCATCCTTCTGATCCGGCGCAAGCGCTTCGAGGATTTGCCGGTCGAGGTGCTCGACTTCATCGACGGCTACGTCTTCCTCTCCGAGGAGACGCCGACCTTCATCGCCAAGAACCTGATCAGCCGGCTCAAGCAATATGCCGAGACGCTGAAGACGCCGTTCTTCGGCGCCCTGGTCGACTATGCCGAGGAAGGCAACCAGCTCTGGACTTGTCCGGGCCACAATGGCGGCGTGTTCTACAACCGCAGCCCGATCGGCCGGGTCTTCGTCGAGCATCTCGGCGAATCCGTGTTCCGCGACGACCTCGACAATTCCGTGCTCGACCTCGGCGACCTCCTCACCCATGAAGGCCCCGCGCTGAAGGCGCAGAAGGAAGCCGCGGCGATCTTCGGCGCGGAGAAGACCTATTTCGTGCTCAACGGCACCTCGACCTCGAACAAGGTCGCGCTCGGCGCGCTCGTCACCGACGGCGATCTCGTGCTGTTCGACCGCAACAATCACAAGGCCGCCCATCACGGCGCGCTGATGATCGGCGGCGGCATCCCCGTCTATGTGCCCACCATCCGCAACGCCTGGGGCCTGATCGGCCCGATGCGTTGGGACATGCTCGACGAGAAGGCCTTGCGCGAGGCGATCCGCAATCATCCCTTGGTCACGGACAAGGACGCCTGGCGCAAGGAGCGGCCATTCCGCGTGGCCGTGGTCGAGCAGTGCACTTATGACGGCACGATCCACAATGCCGAAATGATCCTGAAGCGGATCGGTCATCTCTGCGAATACATCCTGTTCGACGAGGCCTGGGCCGGCTTCATGAAATTCCACCCGCTCTATGCCGGCCGTTTTGCCATGGGTCTTGCCAACCTTCCGCCCAAAGCGCCCGGCATCATCGCGACGCAGTCGACCCACAAGCAGCTCGCCAGCTTCTCGCAGGCCTCGCAGATCCACATCAGGGACCGCCACATCCGCGGCCAGAAGCGGCGCGTCGAACATCGCCGCTTCAACGAAAGCTTCATGCAGCACGCATCCACGTCACCATTTTATCCGCTGTTCGCCTCCCTCGACGTCGGCGCGCAGATGATGAAGGGGCGATCGGGCGAGGTGCTGTGGGACGACACGATCCGGCTCGGCATCGAGCTGCGCAAGAAGATCCGCGCGATGCGCCGGGAGTTCGAGGAGAAGGAGCAGAACGCGGATCGCCGCTGGTTCTTCGAGCCCTTCGTTCCGGACCGTGTCGCCATCCCCGATGTCAGCCGCGCCGGTGCGGCGCATAACGTCGCCTGGGAGTCGCTATCGACCGACGAGCTTGCCACCAACCCCACGCTCTGGCAGCTCGGCCCCGACAGCACCTGGCACGGCTTCCCCGGCATGGCCGAGGGTTTTGCCATGACCGATCCGAACAAGCTGACACTGATCACCCCCGGCTTCGACCGCGCCACCGGGGCCTATGCCGAGCACGGCATCCCCGCCCCTGTCGTCGCGCAATATTTGCGCGAAAACCGGATCGTGCCTGAAAAGAACGACCTCAACTCCCTGCTCTTCCTGCTCACGCCCGGCGTCGAGGCGAGCAAGGCCGGCACGCTGATCTCCGGCCTCGTCGCCTTCAAGAAGCTGCATGACGACAATGCGCTGCTGGCCGACGCGATTCCCGAATTCTATCAGCGGCGACAAAATCGTTATGCCGGCGTGCGGCTGCGCGACCTCTGCGGCGAGATGCACCGCTTCTTCCGCGCAGCCGATGTCAGCGCGCTCCAGGCGCGACAGTTCTTGCCCGAGCACATGCCTGAGATTGCGATGTCGCCGCGCGATGCCGCGCGCTATCTGTTCAAGAACGACGTCGATTATCTGCCGATCGAGGCGATCGCGGGCCGGATCGCCACCACGCCCTTCGTGGTCTATCCGCCGGGGATCGCCACTATCGTGCCGGGCGAGCGGCTGACGGAACGGGCCAAGCCCATGGTGGATTATCTCAAGATGTTCGAGACCTGCTTCAACACGTTTCCGGGCTTCGACGTGGAAATCCAGGGCGTCTACAAGGAGGTCGATGCGCGCGGCCGCATCGGACTCTATACCTATGTCGTCGCCGAGTAGATGCCGATGAGCGAAACAGCAATTGCACGCACCGACGACGAGCCGGTGCTGGTCCGTCCCTCACGCGAGAGCGATATCGAGGCGATGCTGACGATCTACCGCCATCATGTCCGTAATGGCGTTCCGCGGGACGTCGAGGGAACCGGGGCGCCGGAGCCGGACGATTTGCGCGACCGGCGCAAGAATTTGAAGCAGACCCGCCTGCCGCATCTGGTCGCGACTTATCGGGGCGAGGTCGTCGGCTATGCCTATGCGGTGCTGTTCCGCAAGCGTCCAGCCTATCGCTACACGGCCAAGCACTCGATCTACGTCCACCACGAGCATCTCGGCCGCGGCGTCGGACGGCTGCTGTTGCAGGATCTGATCGATGCTTGCGCGGCGGCCGGCTTCCGCCAGATGATCGGCTACATCGATGCCGACAACGCGCCCTCGCTGGCGCTGCACGAGAAGTTTGGATTTTCGCGCGTCGGCCTGCTCTGCGGCGTGGCCTATCGGCACGGCCGCTGGTCGGATACCGCCATGGTCCAGCGTTCGCTCGGCGCCGGCATCACCGCGCCGCCATCACTCACGGCACCCGGACGTTAGGCCTTAGGAAGGAAAGTCAGCCGGTCTGACGTGGATGCGATCGGCATGCAGGGACCAGTGATGCAACGCCTGGTCCTCGCAGAACTTTGCTTTCGCCCGTTCCGTAGCCTCGTCCTCGTCGGCCGCGTCGATCTCAAGCGTGCCCTGGCAGACCTCGCACTGACGGCCGTACTCGCCAAGCACGTCCTTCATGAACCTGACGACATAAGTTGACATGGGACCTCCCTGCTGGACCGGCAGTACTCTAGTCCCATTTAGGCCGGATCGGGTGAGGAGATTTTGACGCGGATCAAGGGCGGCGGCGGTTCATGCCGCCTTTTCAGGCGCCGGTTCGATGCGTCAGTCATCAAGTTTTGATGTCGAGCAGCGACTTCTCGGTCTCGGAATAGGCCTGGATGACCTTCGCGTTGGCGATGAAGCTGTACTTCGCGGCCGCCAGTTGAACGAATTGGTCGGCGAGATCGACATTCGGCGCTGCGACCAGGCCATCCTGGTTCGCGAAGGGCGCGCTCGGGTCCGACTGCGCAACATAGCTCGGCGACACCGTCGACACGATCGCGCTCGTGCCGGCTGGCGTCGACCCGCTCGATTGGGCGACCTGATCGACTCGCAGGGGCACATAAGCGGCTGGATAACTCGAACTCGCGCTCGAACTGCCGGTACCCGCGCTCGATCCGCCCGATGCCGGAAGCGGGCCAGTGGTGCGGGTATTGGCGACGTTGCTCGCGGCCACGTTCACACGCAGGCTCGCCGCAGAAAGTCCTGAGGTCGCGATCGAATAGATGCTCATGGACTCTCATCTACAGGACAGGTGATGCGCGTTCATTCACGCGGTCCGTAAAGTTCTCCACTTTCTGTTCTCATCCTCGTAACCAACGATCGGAGCGCGGCCGGCTCTCGCGCAGCGCTATCCTGGCGTCACGCCGAAGGCCTGCTTGAAGCGCTCGGCATAAACAGGCCAGACCTCGGGATTGATGATCCGCGGCGGCCGCTTGCCGTCGAGCATCTCCAGCACCTGTTCGGCGGCGATCCGGCCCATGTTCTGGCGCGCCTCGATCGTCACGCCGGCGGTGTGCGGGCTCGCCAGCACGTTGTCGAACTGCAGCAGCGGGTGCTCCGGCGGCGGCGGCTCCTTGGACCAGACGTCGAGGCCGGCTCCGGCGATGCGCTTATCGCGCAGCGCCTGGAGCAGTGCATCCTCGTCGTGGATGAAGCCGCGCGCGGTGGTGATGAAATAGGCGTGCGGCTGCATCAGGCCGAATTCGCGCGTGCTGATCATGTTGCGGCTGCCCTTGTTGAGCGGGCAGGAGATCGAGACGAAATCGGCCCGGCGCAAGAGCTCGTCGAGCTCGACCTTCTCCCCGCCCCGCTCGGCCATCACCTCTTTCGAGAGAAAGGGATCGTAAGCCAGCACCTTCATGCCGAGCAGGCCCTTGCACAGCGCGGCGATGCGGCGACCGACATTGCCGAGGCCGACGATGCCGACGGTCTTGTGCTCGACCTCGTTGCCGACGAGCTCGTTGCGATTGACGTTGGCTTCGCGACGTAGGCGCCGGTCGGACTGGATGATACGCTTGGACAGGGTCAGCATCATCGCCAGCGCGTGCTCGGCCACCGAATGGGCGTTGCCGCCGGACTGGTTCACGACCAGCACGCCCGCGTCGGTACAGGCCTCGACGTCCACAGGGTCGAAACCGGCGCCGTTGCTGGAGACCAGCAGCAGGTTTGGCGTGCGCTTCAGGAAGGCGGCATCGACATGGAAATGCGGCGCCAGTTCGTCGCGAGCGGCACCGATCTGGTAGACATGCGCCGCGCTCAGGATCGGGGCGTAAAAATCCGCGGGGCTCTCGTTCTCGATGCGGTCGAGCCGGACGTCGGACCGCGCCTTCAGGATGTCGATGTAAATGGAGTTGGCCAGGTATTTGACGTAAAAGACGCGCTTGCTGTTGACCGACATCAGGACCCTTCCGGCTCTCTCTCGGAGGCTCGCAAGGTCAGCGCCATGCGCATCCCTCTCCTCGCGTTCCTCCCGTTTCTCATTATCCCGCTTATGGCATGGCGGTGCTCACCATGGCAGCCTGTCTGGCGCAGATCACGGTGCCGGCCCGGACATGTTGACAATCCCGTCCGCTCCGTCAAGTTCGGCAGACGCCACGGCGGCCAAGGAAGAAGCAAGCGCGGCGCAAGGGAGAACGCAATGGCTGACGCGGAGCAGCATGGTTCGACGCAGGCATCTGGCGACGTGAGTTGGCATGGCATCGTCCTGCAAACCCTGAAACGGAACGAGGTCAGCCTGATCCCTTACGTGCCCGATCGGGTGCTGACGCCGCTGATCAGGAATTTGCACGCCGATCCTTTCTTCACGACCTTTGCCACCGCCCGAGAGGAAGAGGCGGTCGGCATCGTCTCGGGCGCCTGGATGGGCGGGCGGCGCGGCGCGGTGCTGATGCAGACCTCGGGTTTCGCGACGCTGGCCAACACGCTCGCCTCGCTCGCGGTGCCCTACCAGATTCCGCTGATCATGTTCGTCTCCGAGCGCGGCACGCTCGGGGAATTCAACTACGGCCAGTCGCTGGTCTGCCGCACCATGCGCCCGGTACTGGATTCGCTGGCGCTGGAGCACCACACCATCACCCGGCTCGACGAGCTCGAATTCATCGCCGACCGCTCGATCAAGCAGGCCGTGACCACCCAGGCTCCGGTGGCGCTGATCCTCAATCCGCTGCTGACCGGCGGCAAGGTGTTCGACAAGTGAGGCCGGCCATGAACACACGCAACACAAAGATCATGAACCGCTTCGATGTGACCTCGCGCCTGATCGCAAAGCTCAAGCACGAGGAAGCGGTGATCGGCGGCATCGGCAACACCAATTTCGACCTCTGGGCCGCCGGCCACCGCCCGCAGAACTTCTACATGCTGGGCAGCATGGGCCTCGCCTTCCCGATCGCGCTCGGGGTGGCGCTGGCGCAGCCCGACCGCCGCGTCTTTGCGCTCGAGGGCGATGGCTCGCTGCTGATGCAGCTCGGCGCACTCTCGACCATTGCGGCGCTGAAGCCGAAGAACCTGATCATGATCGTGATGGACAACGGCATCTACCAGATCACCGGTGCGCAGCCGACGCCGGCGGCCGGTGTCGCCGACCTCGTCGCGATCGCCCTGGGCTCGGGACTCACCAACAGCGCCTGGGCCGCGGACGAGGATGATTTCGAGCGGCTGGTCGACGCGGCCATGGCGGCTGACGAGCCCAGCCTGATCGCGCTGCGCATCGACGACAAGCCCGGAGTTGGCACCACGCGCCGGGATCCGGTACAGATCCGCGAACGCTTCATGCATGGCCTCGGCGTACGCGAACCACTCTGACGTCCAATCATTGACGTCAAAGGGCCCCGCGCAACATCGCTCCGCAGGGCCCTCTATTCCAATCATCTGCTCATGCGTCGATCAGTCGATGATCTTGATCACCCGGCGCGTACGCGGCTCGACGATGACGCGGCGGTCATTTACCACCGCATAGCGATACTGGGTGTAGTTCGGCACCGGGCGCAGCACCACGGTCGGGGGCAGCGGCTCGCCGACCACCACGCGTTCATGGATCACGACCGAATCATCGCGCGGGATTCCGCCCAGCACCGCGTTTGGAATTTCGAGGCCAGCGCCGACGGCTGCACCAACGGTGCCGCCGACCATGGCGCCGATCGGACCGCCGATGTCGCCACCCGCACGCGCGCCGTTCCTGGCGCCCTCTTCGGTCGTCGATTGGGCAAAGGCTGCGCCCGACATCATCAGCAACGACGCCGCAGCCAACGAAATCGCAAGACGGGTTTTCATGTTTACACCCTCCAGTATTTGTTTGTGCGCTTTCAACCACGGGGACCGGCCATTGTTCCGGTTCCGCCGCGATGAAAGATGCCTCACAACCTGGAGACTGTTACCGCGTAACAGTTCAGCTAGCTCCGATCTCGTGACCCGCCATCAGTTCCAGCGCTCGCACCATCGCCGAATGATCCCAGGCCTTGCCGCCATGCGCGGTGCAGGCAGAGAACAATTGCTGCGCGACTGCCGTGCTCGGTAGTGAAAGGCCGAGAGCGCGGGCGCCTTCGAGCGCAAGGTTGAGATCCTTCTGGTGTAGTTCGATTCGGAAGCCCGGATCGAAATTGCGCTTCACCATGCGCTCGCCATGCACTTCGAGAATCCGCGACGAGGCAAACCCGCCCATCAGCGCCTTGCGCACCAAGGCGGGATCGGCGCCGGCCTTCGACGCGAACAGCAGCGCTTCACTCACGGCCTCGATCGTCAGCGCGACGATGATCTGATTGGCGACCTTCGTCGTCTGGCCGTCGCCATTGGCGCCGACATGCGTGACGTTCTTGCCCATCTTGTCGAAGATCGGCTTCATGGTGCCAAAGGCCCGCTCGGGACCACCGACCATGATAGTGAGGCTCGCAGCTTTCGCGCCGACCTCGCCACCCGACACCGGCGCGTCGAGATAGTCTGCGCCGAGCGCCTCGATCTTCTTCGCGAACTCCTTGGTCGCGAGCGGCGAGATCGAGCTCATGTCGACGACGATCTGGCCTTTGGAGAGGCCGCTCGCGACGCCGTCCTTGCCGAACAGCACGGCTTCGACGTGCGGCGTATCCGGCACCATGATGATGACGGCATCGGTCTCCTCCGCGACCTCCCTGGCCGATTTGCAGGCGATGCCGCCGGCCGCGATCAGCTCGGCGGGCACGGGGCCAACGTCATGCAGCAGAACACGATGGCCCGCCGCCAGAAGATGGCCGGCCATCGGCCGCCCCATGGTGCCAAGTCCGATGAAGCCGATGTCGATCATGTCCGAGTCTCCTCACGTCTCAAACGTCTGCGCGGCGTGCCAGGACAGGCCTTCCAGCGTCGTGGTGCGCGGCTTGTATTCGCATCCGATCCAGCCGCGGTAACCGATCGCGTCGATATGGCGGAACAGGAACGGATAGTTGATCTCGCCGGTGCCGGGCTCGTGCCGGCCGGGATTGTCGGCAAGCTGAATGTGGGCGATCTGCGGCAGGTACTCCTGCATGGTGCGGGCGAGATCGCCCTCCATGATCTGCATGTGATAGATGTCGTACTGGACGAACAGATTGTTCGACCGGACCTCCGAGATCAGCTGGATCGCCTGCTCGGTGCCGTTGAGGAAGAAGCCGGGAATGTCGAGCGTGTTGATTGGCTCCACCAGCAGCTTGATGTTCTCCCGCGCCAGCGTCGAGGCCGCGAAACGCAGGTTACCGACCAGCGTCTCCTGAAGCTCGCGCGGATCAGCATCGGCAGGCGCAATGCCGACGAGGCAGTTGAGCTGCTCGCAATCCAGCGCCTTGGCGTAGTCGATGGCGCGGAACACGCCATCGCGGAACTCGGCGGTGCGATCGGGCATGATCGCGATCCCGCGCTCGCCGCCGGCCCAGTTGCCGGCGGGCAGATTGTGCAGCACCTGGGTCAGCCCATGGGCGTCGAGCTGCTCGCGAAGCTGCGCCTTGTCGAAATCATAGGGGAAGAGATACTCGACCCCGGCAAAGCCCGCCGCCTTCGCCGCAGCGAAGCGGTCGATGAACGGCATCTCGTTGAAGAGCATGGTGAGGTTGGCGGCGAATTTCGGCATGATGCTGTCCCCTATTCTGCCGGCTGCAACACGCCGGCCCGCGTGGACGCGACCTCATCGAGCGGCAAGTCCAGCACCTCCTCGAACTCGACGATGTTGTCGATCTCGGTGCCCATCGCGATGTTGGTGACACGTTCGAGGATGAACTCGACCACCACGGGCACGCGATGCTTCTTCATCAATTCGCGCGCGGTCGCGAACGCAGCTTGCGTGTCTTTGGGATCAGTGACGCGGATCGCCTTGCAGCCGAGACCTTCAGCGACCGCGACGTGGTCGACGCCGTAAACGCCGATCTCCGGCGCGTTGATGTTCTCGAACGAGAGCTGGACGTGATAGTCCATCTCGAAGCCGCGTTGGGCCTGACGGATCAGGCCGAGATAGGAATTGTTAACGACGACGTGGATGTAAGGCAGATTGAACTGCGCGCCGACCGCGAGCTCCTCGATCAGGAACTGGAAGTCGTAGTCACCCGACAGCGCGACGATGTCGCGGTCCGGGCACGCCGCACGCACGCCGAGCGCCGCCGGCAGCGTCCAGCCGAGCGGCCCGGCCTGCCCGGCATTGATCCAGTTGCGCGGCTTGTAGACACCGAGGAATTGCGCTCCGGCGATCTGCGATAGACCGATCACGGTGACATAGGTGGTGTCGCGGCCGAATGCCTTGTTCATCTCCTCATAGACGCGCTGCGGCTTGATCGGAACGTTGTCGAAATGGCTCTTGCGCAGCATCGTCTTCTTGCGATCGCGGCAGGCGGCGGGCCACGCCTGGCGCTCGCGCAGCCTGCCTGACCGTCGCCACTCCCTGGCGACGGTGACGAAGAGCTCGAGCGCCGCCTTGGCGTCCGAGACGATGCCGAGTTCCGGATTGAACACGCGCCCGATCTGGGTCGGCTCGATATCGACGTGAACGAATTTGCGGCCCTTGGTGTAGGTCTCGACTGAGCCGGTATGCCTGTTAGCCCAGCGATTGCCGATGCCGAGCACGAAATCGGATTCCAGCAGCGTAGCGTTGCCGTAGCGGTGGCTGGTCTGCAGGCCGACCATGCCGGCCATCAGCACGTGATCGTCGGGGATCGCGCCCCAGCCCATCAGCGTCGGGACCACAGGCACGTTGGCGATCTCGGCAAATTCGACCAAGAGGTCCGAGGCATCGGCGTTGATGATGCCGCCGCCCGCGACGATCAGCGGCCGTTCTGCGGCGTTGAGCATCTCCAGCGCCTTCTCGACCTGCTTGCGCGTCGCGGTCGGCTTGTAGACCGGCAGCGGCTCATAGGTCTCGTCGTCGAATTCGATCTCGGCGAGCTGCACGTCGAGCGGCATGTCGATCAGCACCGGCCCGGGCCTCCCTGAGCGCATCACGTGAAAGGCCTGGCTGAACACGCGCGGGACCAGCGCCGGCTCGCGCACCGTCACCGCCCATTTGGTCACGGGCTTGGCGATCGACTCGATGTCGACAGCCTGGAAATCCTCCTTGTAGAGCCGGGCCCGCGGTGCCTGGCCGGTGATGCAGAGGATCGGGATGGAATCGGCGATCGCCGAATAGAGCCCGGTGATCATGTCGGTCCCGGCAGGACCCGAGGTGCCGATGCAGATGCCGATATTGCCGGCCTTGGCCCGCGTATAGCCTTCGGCCATGTGCGAGGCGCCCTCGACATGCCGCGCCAGGATGTGGCGGATCGAGCCGCGCTTCTTCAGCGCCGAGTAAAGCGGATTGATCGCAGCCCCGGGAACGCCGAAGGCAGTCGAGATACCTTCCTTCTCCAGAATTCGCACGGCCGCATCGACAGCTCGCATCTTCGCCATATCGGACCTCGCTCAAGTTGCGTCAGCGAGCGAGATCATCGGGCGCGTGGAGGCCGATCTCAACGAGATCGATTTTATTTTCCACGATGCGGCAGCCGCTAGAAAAACGCGGCGGTCTCAATCGGTTAGATCGAGATGCGGGTGAAAGCGATCACTCGAACAATGGCGCCAATTCCATCTGCGGCACAAGCACGAGACCCTTGTCGGTGATGCGAATTTCCGGAATGACCGATAGGGGAATCAAATTGAAGCCCATATAGGGAATGGTACAGCCGGCTTCAGCCCATTCCTTCTTCAGCGCCTTGACTTCTTCGGCCACCTCCCTGACGCGCTTGTCGGACAGCAGGCCCGCGATCGGCAGCGGCACCCGCGCTCTCACCTTGCCCTCGGCGACGACGCAGACACCACCCTGCTGCGCCTTGATGGCCGAGATCGCCACTTGCATGTCAGGTTCGTTGGTGCCGGCGACGATGATGTTGTGGCTGTCATGGCCGACACTGGATGCGACTGCGCCGCGCTTCAGGCCGAAATCCTTGAGGAGACCGTGGGCGACATTGCCGGCCGATTTGCCGTGGCGCTCCACCACGGTGACGAAACACAAGCCGTAACGGGCGAACAGCGACGGCCAGTCCTGGGCCGGCTCGATCGCGACCTTCTCATGGACAAGCTTGATGCCGGGCAGCGCCGTCTTGATCGCGTTGACGGTGCAGGCCTTCGCCGGCAGCTCCGGCGTCAGCTTGATCTTCTCCGGCAGCTTCACCGTCGCGTAAGCCGCCTTCGGATATTGATAGCGCTGCGACAGCGCCTGATCGAGACGTGGCGTGATCTTGCGGCTTTCGACCACCAGCTCGCCGCCATACCAGGTCGATTGCGGCTTCAGATTGTCGTCCATCAGCACGAGATCGGCGCGGCGGCCGCCGCCGAGCCCGCCGATGTCGCCCTCCATGCCGAAGCGGGTGGCGCCATGCAGCGACCCCATCGACCAGGCCTGCTCCGGCGACATCCCGGCCTTCACGGCTTCGCGCACCACCCAGTCGAGGCCGAACAGCAGCAAATCATCGGCATCGCGATCGTCGGTGCAGACGGCCGTCCGCTTGTGCGAGGCGCCGAGCTCGGTGATCGTCCGGATCGCCTGCGGCAGCGAATGCCAGGGCGTGGTCGGCGGTCCTCCGCGCAGGAACACCCAGACGCCGGCATCGAGCAGATCGTCGGCGATGTCGCGGTCGATCGCCTCATGCGTATCGGTGACGCCTGATGCCGCGTAGGCGGCGACGAATTCGCGGCCGTAGACATGGCCGGACACCGGCCGCCCGCGCTTCAACGCCGCAGCCAGGATCGCGTGGCTGCGTTCGTCGCCCATCGTGACAGGCACGAAATCCATCTTCTCGCCAAGTGCGACAGCCTCGGGCCAGCGGTCGAACAGGCCGGCGATCTTGTCGGGCGTGAGATCGCCGCCTGCGGTTTCCAGCTCCGCCGATGTTGCAGGCACCGTGCTCGGCACCGTCAGGAAGATCGAAAGCGG
Coding sequences within it:
- a CDS encoding Orn/Lys/Arg decarboxylase N-terminal domain-containing protein, which gives rise to MDYFKRFNFLFAAPVFDADDLEGLRFNQIIEEIQRSGFEVVRARKLEDAEIAVQTDAAIGCMVVDWGKKGLEGKTSALINLMRRRGLDFPIILLIRRKRFEDLPVEVLDFIDGYVFLSEETPTFIAKNLISRLKQYAETLKTPFFGALVDYAEEGNQLWTCPGHNGGVFYNRSPIGRVFVEHLGESVFRDDLDNSVLDLGDLLTHEGPALKAQKEAAAIFGAEKTYFVLNGTSTSNKVALGALVTDGDLVLFDRNNHKAAHHGALMIGGGIPVYVPTIRNAWGLIGPMRWDMLDEKALREAIRNHPLVTDKDAWRKERPFRVAVVEQCTYDGTIHNAEMILKRIGHLCEYILFDEAWAGFMKFHPLYAGRFAMGLANLPPKAPGIIATQSTHKQLASFSQASQIHIRDRHIRGQKRRVEHRRFNESFMQHASTSPFYPLFASLDVGAQMMKGRSGEVLWDDTIRLGIELRKKIRAMRREFEEKEQNADRRWFFEPFVPDRVAIPDVSRAGAAHNVAWESLSTDELATNPTLWQLGPDSTWHGFPGMAEGFAMTDPNKLTLITPGFDRATGAYAEHGIPAPVVAQYLRENRIVPEKNDLNSLLFLLTPGVEASKAGTLISGLVAFKKLHDDNALLADAIPEFYQRRQNRYAGVRLRDLCGEMHRFFRAADVSALQARQFLPEHMPEIAMSPRDAARYLFKNDVDYLPIEAIAGRIATTPFVVYPPGIATIVPGERLTERAKPMVDYLKMFETCFNTFPGFDVEIQGVYKEVDARGRIGLYTYVVAE
- a CDS encoding GNAT family N-acetyltransferase; translated protein: MSETAIARTDDEPVLVRPSRESDIEAMLTIYRHHVRNGVPRDVEGTGAPEPDDLRDRRKNLKQTRLPHLVATYRGEVVGYAYAVLFRKRPAYRYTAKHSIYVHHEHLGRGVGRLLLQDLIDACAAAGFRQMIGYIDADNAPSLALHEKFGFSRVGLLCGVAYRHGRWSDTAMVQRSLGAGITAPPSLTAPGR
- a CDS encoding flagellar basal body rod protein FlgC, which translates into the protein MSIYSIATSGLSAASLRVNVAASNVANTRTTGPLPASGGSSAGTGSSSASSSYPAAYVPLRVDQVAQSSGSTPAGTSAIVSTVSPSYVAQSDPSAPFANQDGLVAAPNVDLADQFVQLAAAKYSFIANAKVIQAYSETEKSLLDIKT
- a CDS encoding hydroxyacid dehydrogenase, giving the protein MSVNSKRVFYVKYLANSIYIDILKARSDVRLDRIENESPADFYAPILSAAHVYQIGAARDELAPHFHVDAAFLKRTPNLLLVSSNGAGFDPVDVEACTDAGVLVVNQSGGNAHSVAEHALAMMLTLSKRIIQSDRRLRREANVNRNELVGNEVEHKTVGIVGLGNVGRRIAALCKGLLGMKVLAYDPFLSKEVMAERGGEKVELDELLRRADFVSISCPLNKGSRNMISTREFGLMQPHAYFITTARGFIHDEDALLQALRDKRIAGAGLDVWSKEPPPPEHPLLQFDNVLASPHTAGVTIEARQNMGRIAAEQVLEMLDGKRPPRIINPEVWPVYAERFKQAFGVTPG
- a CDS encoding thiamine pyrophosphate-binding protein; the encoded protein is MADAEQHGSTQASGDVSWHGIVLQTLKRNEVSLIPYVPDRVLTPLIRNLHADPFFTTFATAREEEAVGIVSGAWMGGRRGAVLMQTSGFATLANTLASLAVPYQIPLIMFVSERGTLGEFNYGQSLVCRTMRPVLDSLALEHHTITRLDELEFIADRSIKQAVTTQAPVALILNPLLTGGKVFDK
- a CDS encoding thiamine pyrophosphate-dependent enzyme; the encoded protein is MNTRNTKIMNRFDVTSRLIAKLKHEEAVIGGIGNTNFDLWAAGHRPQNFYMLGSMGLAFPIALGVALAQPDRRVFALEGDGSLLMQLGALSTIAALKPKNLIMIVMDNGIYQITGAQPTPAAGVADLVAIALGSGLTNSAWAADEDDFERLVDAAMAADEPSLIALRIDDKPGVGTTRRDPVQIRERFMHGLGVREPL
- a CDS encoding DUF1236 domain-containing protein; the protein is MKTRLAISLAAASLLMMSGAAFAQSTTEEGARNGARAGGDIGGPIGAMVGGTVGAAVGAGLEIPNAVLGGIPRDDSVVIHERVVVGEPLPPTVVLRPVPNYTQYRYAVVNDRRVIVEPRTRRVIKIID
- a CDS encoding 2-hydroxy-3-oxopropionate reductase → MIDIGFIGLGTMGRPMAGHLLAAGHRVLLHDVGPVPAELIAAGGIACKSAREVAEETDAVIIMVPDTPHVEAVLFGKDGVASGLSKGQIVVDMSSISPLATKEFAKKIEALGADYLDAPVSGGEVGAKAASLTIMVGGPERAFGTMKPIFDKMGKNVTHVGANGDGQTTKVANQIIVALTIEAVSEALLFASKAGADPALVRKALMGGFASSRILEVHGERMVKRNFDPGFRIELHQKDLNLALEGARALGLSLPSTAVAQQLFSACTAHGGKAWDHSAMVRALELMAGHEIGAS
- the hyi gene encoding hydroxypyruvate isomerase, whose protein sequence is MPKFAANLTMLFNEMPFIDRFAAAKAAGFAGVEYLFPYDFDKAQLREQLDAHGLTQVLHNLPAGNWAGGERGIAIMPDRTAEFRDGVFRAIDYAKALDCEQLNCLVGIAPADADPRELQETLVGNLRFAASTLARENIKLLVEPINTLDIPGFFLNGTEQAIQLISEVRSNNLFVQYDIYHMQIMEGDLARTMQEYLPQIAHIQLADNPGRHEPGTGEINYPFLFRHIDAIGYRGWIGCEYKPRTTTLEGLSWHAAQTFET
- the gcl gene encoding glyoxylate carboligase, with the translated sequence MAKMRAVDAAVRILEKEGISTAFGVPGAAINPLYSALKKRGSIRHILARHVEGASHMAEGYTRAKAGNIGICIGTSGPAGTDMITGLYSAIADSIPILCITGQAPRARLYKEDFQAVDIESIAKPVTKWAVTVREPALVPRVFSQAFHVMRSGRPGPVLIDMPLDVQLAEIEFDDETYEPLPVYKPTATRKQVEKALEMLNAAERPLIVAGGGIINADASDLLVEFAEIANVPVVPTLMGWGAIPDDHVLMAGMVGLQTSHRYGNATLLESDFVLGIGNRWANRHTGSVETYTKGRKFVHVDIEPTQIGRVFNPELGIVSDAKAALELFVTVAREWRRSGRLRERQAWPAACRDRKKTMLRKSHFDNVPIKPQRVYEEMNKAFGRDTTYVTVIGLSQIAGAQFLGVYKPRNWINAGQAGPLGWTLPAALGVRAACPDRDIVALSGDYDFQFLIEELAVGAQFNLPYIHVVVNNSYLGLIRQAQRGFEMDYHVQLSFENINAPEIGVYGVDHVAVAEGLGCKAIRVTDPKDTQAAFATARELMKKHRVPVVVEFILERVTNIAMGTEIDNIVEFEEVLDLPLDEVASTRAGVLQPAE